Proteins encoded together in one Streptomyces sp. NBC_01408 window:
- the kdpF gene encoding K(+)-transporting ATPase subunit F, with translation MDAENVVGLIVAIALLGYLVTALIRPERF, from the coding sequence ATGGACGCGGAAAACGTGGTCGGGCTCATCGTCGCCATCGCTCTGCTCGGCTATCTCGTGACCGCCCTGATCAGGCCCGAGAGGTTCTGA
- a CDS encoding DUF4118 domain-containing protein, producing MSGYRLHDRAVLLAALVVPFLVALALVPFRTALSATNEALIMVVAVVAVAALGTRAAGALAALSAAAWFDFFLTRPYQQFAIADRDDIETAVLLLVVGLIVSQLAVRVRRLRTVVVTDAAHLSSLQGTARLVEDGSSPEAVVEYVRRELVGLLGLRGCRFEYGTLMGRLPRLEHDGNLWLHSGDRITEYADWPDGETELRAVGGGHYYGRFLLDPVPGRPLPPEEARLVAVALAAQAGAALDTAGLSQQG from the coding sequence ATGTCCGGGTACCGGCTCCACGACCGTGCCGTACTGCTCGCGGCCCTCGTGGTCCCCTTCCTCGTGGCGCTCGCGCTCGTGCCGTTCCGAACGGCTCTTTCGGCGACGAACGAGGCTCTGATCATGGTCGTCGCGGTGGTCGCGGTCGCCGCGCTCGGCACGCGGGCGGCCGGGGCGCTGGCCGCGCTATCGGCGGCCGCCTGGTTCGATTTCTTCCTCACCAGGCCCTACCAGCAGTTCGCGATCGCCGACCGCGACGACATCGAGACGGCCGTCCTCCTGCTCGTCGTCGGGCTGATCGTCTCGCAGCTGGCCGTACGCGTACGGAGGCTCCGGACGGTCGTGGTCACCGACGCCGCGCACCTCTCCAGCCTCCAGGGCACCGCTCGGCTGGTCGAGGACGGCAGCTCGCCGGAAGCGGTGGTCGAGTACGTGCGCCGGGAGCTCGTCGGGCTGCTGGGGCTGCGCGGCTGCCGCTTCGAGTACGGGACCCTGATGGGACGGTTGCCGCGCCTGGAGCACGACGGCAACCTGTGGCTGCACAGCGGCGACCGCATCACCGAGTACGCCGACTGGCCGGACGGGGAGACCGAGCTGCGGGCCGTCGGCGGCGGCCACTACTACGGCCGTTTCCTCCTCGACCCGGTCCCCGGACGCCCCCTGCCCCCCGAAGAGGCACGCCTGGTGGCTGTCGCGCTGGCCGCGCAGGCCGGTGCCGCGCTGGACACGGCCGGACTGTCCCAGCAGGGCTGA
- the kdpF gene encoding K(+)-transporting ATPase subunit F, whose amino-acid sequence MTAENIVGLVVAVSLLGYLVLALVYPERF is encoded by the coding sequence GTGACTGCCGAAAACATCGTCGGCCTCGTCGTGGCCGTCTCCCTGCTCGGATACCTCGTCCTCGCCCTTGTGTACCCGGAGAGGTTCTAG
- the kdpA gene encoding potassium-transporting ATPase subunit KdpA, whose amino-acid sequence MSPVLAGVLQLLALIAALALAYRPLGDYMARVYSSEKHYKPEKWIYKAIGANPTAEMRWPAYLRAVLAFSAVSVLFLYALQRAQGILPGSLGFVAIDPDQAFNTAASFVANTNWQSYYGEQAMGHVVQTGGLAVQNFVSAAVGMAVAVALVRGFARSRTGELGNFWADMVRGVVRILLPVSVIGAIVLVACGAIQNFSGIHEVGQFMGGSQQWNGGAVASQEVIKELGTNGGGYFNANSAHPFENPNPFSNLFEIFLILLIPFALTRTFGRMVGSVKQGYAILAAMATIWIGFTALMMWTEFAHHGPAFDVSGGAMEGKETRFGIGASAIFSVATTLTSTGAVNSFHSSYTGLGGGIQLLGMQLGEIAPGGVGSGLYGMLIMAIIAVFIAGLMVGRTPEYLGKKIGTREIKFAACYILITPALVLGFTAAAMALDTPANSMTNSGAHGFSEILYAYTSGANNNGSAFAGLNADTQWFNSTIGIAMLLGRFLPMVFVLALAGSLAEQKPVPETAGTLRTDKPLYTGLLVGTILIVTGLTYFPALALGPLAEGLAS is encoded by the coding sequence ATGAGTCCCGTTCTCGCTGGTGTGCTCCAGCTCCTCGCACTGATCGCCGCGCTCGCACTGGCCTACCGCCCGCTGGGCGACTACATGGCTCGCGTCTACTCCTCCGAGAAGCACTACAAGCCGGAGAAGTGGATCTACAAGGCCATCGGCGCCAACCCCACCGCCGAGATGCGCTGGCCCGCCTACCTGCGCGCCGTCCTCGCCTTCTCGGCCGTGAGCGTCCTCTTCCTCTACGCCCTCCAGAGGGCCCAGGGCATCCTGCCCGGCTCGCTCGGCTTCGTGGCGATCGACCCGGACCAGGCCTTCAACACCGCCGCCTCCTTCGTGGCCAACACGAACTGGCAGTCGTACTACGGCGAGCAGGCCATGGGCCACGTCGTACAGACCGGCGGCCTGGCGGTGCAGAACTTCGTATCCGCCGCGGTCGGCATGGCCGTCGCGGTGGCCCTCGTACGCGGCTTCGCGCGCTCCCGCACGGGTGAGCTCGGCAACTTCTGGGCCGACATGGTCCGCGGAGTGGTCCGTATCCTGCTGCCCGTCTCCGTGATCGGCGCGATCGTCCTGGTCGCGTGCGGCGCGATCCAGAACTTCTCCGGAATCCACGAGGTCGGCCAGTTCATGGGCGGCTCGCAGCAGTGGAACGGCGGCGCTGTCGCCTCGCAGGAGGTCATCAAGGAGCTGGGCACGAACGGCGGCGGTTACTTCAACGCCAACTCGGCCCACCCCTTCGAGAACCCCAACCCGTTCTCGAACCTCTTCGAGATCTTCCTGATCCTCCTCATCCCGTTCGCGCTGACCCGCACCTTCGGCAGGATGGTCGGCTCGGTCAAGCAGGGTTACGCGATCCTCGCCGCGATGGCCACCATCTGGATCGGGTTCACCGCGCTGATGATGTGGACCGAGTTCGCCCACCACGGCCCGGCGTTCGACGTCAGCGGCGGCGCGATGGAGGGCAAGGAGACCCGCTTCGGTATCGGCGCCTCCGCGATCTTCTCGGTCGCGACGACCCTGACCTCTACGGGTGCGGTCAACTCCTTCCACTCCTCCTACACGGGTCTGGGCGGCGGCATCCAGCTGCTGGGCATGCAGCTCGGCGAGATCGCCCCCGGCGGTGTCGGCTCCGGCCTCTACGGCATGCTGATCATGGCGATCATCGCGGTGTTCATCGCCGGCCTGATGGTCGGCCGCACACCGGAGTACCTGGGCAAGAAGATCGGCACCCGCGAGATCAAGTTCGCGGCCTGCTACATCCTCATCACCCCGGCCCTGGTCCTCGGCTTCACCGCCGCGGCCATGGCGCTGGACACCCCGGCGAACTCGATGACGAACTCCGGCGCGCACGGCTTCTCCGAGATCCTCTACGCCTACACCTCGGGCGCCAACAACAACGGCTCGGCCTTCGCCGGCCTGAACGCCGACACTCAGTGGTTCAACAGCACCATCGGCATCGCCATGCTGCTGGGCCGATTCCTGCCCATGGTGTTCGTCCTGGCGCTGGCCGGTTCGCTCGCCGAGCAGAAGCCCGTCCCCGAGACCGCGGGCACGCTGCGTACCGACAAGCCGCTTTACACGGGCCTGCTCGTCGGCACCATCCTCATCGTCACCGGTCTGACCTACTTCCCGGCCCTGGCGCTGGGTCCGCTCGCCGAAGGGCTCGCATCATGA
- the kdpB gene encoding potassium-transporting ATPase subunit KdpB, with translation MSTATPTRAPHQDVPTGHKPGGGRVGGGLFDPKQLLKSFPDAIRKLDPRVMIKSPVMFVVLIGSVVTTVLAIKDPTDWFGWAITAWLWLTTIFANLAEAVAEGRGKAQADTLRKAKTDSVARRLTKDGKAEEQVPGAELRIGDLVVCEAGDVIPGDGDVVEGVASVDESAITGESAPVIRESGGDRSAVTGGTKVLSDRIVIKITTKPGETFIDRMIALVEGAARQKTPNEIALNILLASLTIVFLLAVVTLQPFAIYAGAEQSMIVLTALLVCLIPTTIGALLSAIGIAGMDRLVQRNVLAMSGRAVEAAGDVSTLLLDKTGTITLGNRQASEFVPVKGTTEAELADAAQLSSLADETPEGRSIVVLAKEKYGLRERHQGELAHAEWIAFTAQTRMSGVDVDGKQTRKGAAGSVITWVKAQGGQVSDDADTLANKISEAGGTPLLVAVKDDKGARVLGVIHLKDVVKEGMRERFDELRRMGIKTIMITGDNPLTARAIAEEAGVDDFLAEATPEDKMALIKREQAGGKLVAMTGDGTNDAPALAQADVGVAMNTGTSAAKEAGNMVDLDSNPTKLIEIVEIGKQLLITRGALTTFSIANDVAKYFAIIPAMFAVVYPGLDKLNIMGLASPESAILSAVIFNALIIIALVPLALKGVQYRPTSADKMLRRNIGLYGVGGLIAPFIGIKIIDLLISLIPGLA, from the coding sequence ATGAGCACCGCCACTCCTACAAGGGCTCCGCACCAGGACGTGCCCACCGGCCACAAGCCGGGCGGCGGACGCGTCGGCGGCGGCCTGTTCGACCCGAAGCAGCTGCTGAAGTCCTTCCCCGACGCGATCCGCAAGCTCGACCCCCGGGTCATGATCAAGTCCCCGGTCATGTTCGTCGTCCTGATCGGCTCGGTCGTCACGACCGTCCTGGCGATCAAGGACCCGACGGACTGGTTCGGCTGGGCGATCACCGCCTGGCTGTGGCTGACCACGATCTTCGCCAACCTGGCGGAGGCCGTCGCCGAGGGCCGCGGCAAGGCCCAGGCCGACACCCTGCGCAAGGCCAAGACCGACTCCGTTGCCCGCCGTCTGACCAAGGACGGAAAGGCCGAGGAGCAGGTGCCCGGCGCGGAGCTCCGTATCGGTGACCTGGTGGTCTGCGAGGCCGGGGACGTCATCCCGGGCGACGGTGACGTCGTCGAGGGCGTCGCGTCGGTGGACGAGTCCGCCATCACGGGCGAGTCGGCCCCGGTCATCCGGGAGTCCGGCGGCGACCGCAGCGCGGTCACCGGTGGTACGAAGGTGCTGTCCGACCGGATCGTCATCAAGATCACCACGAAGCCCGGTGAGACCTTCATCGACCGGATGATCGCACTGGTCGAGGGCGCGGCCCGGCAGAAGACGCCGAACGAGATCGCCCTGAACATCCTGCTGGCGTCCCTCACGATCGTCTTCCTGCTGGCCGTGGTCACGCTGCAGCCGTTCGCGATCTACGCGGGCGCTGAGCAGTCGATGATCGTGCTCACGGCTCTCCTGGTCTGCCTGATCCCGACCACGATCGGTGCTCTGCTGTCCGCGATCGGCATCGCCGGCATGGACCGGCTGGTCCAGCGCAACGTCCTGGCCATGTCCGGCCGGGCCGTGGAAGCCGCGGGCGACGTCTCCACCCTGCTCCTGGACAAGACGGGCACGATCACCCTGGGCAACCGCCAGGCGTCGGAGTTCGTCCCGGTCAAGGGCACGACGGAGGCCGAGCTGGCGGACGCCGCCCAGCTGTCCTCCCTCGCGGACGAGACCCCCGAGGGCCGTTCCATCGTCGTTCTGGCGAAGGAGAAGTACGGGCTGCGCGAACGCCACCAGGGCGAGCTCGCGCACGCCGAGTGGATCGCCTTCACCGCGCAGACCCGCATGTCGGGCGTGGACGTGGACGGCAAGCAGACCCGCAAGGGCGCCGCCGGCTCGGTCATCACCTGGGTCAAGGCTCAGGGCGGCCAGGTCTCCGACGACGCCGACACCCTCGCCAACAAGATCTCGGAGGCCGGCGGCACCCCGCTCCTCGTCGCCGTCAAGGACGACAAGGGCGCCCGCGTCCTGGGTGTCATCCACCTCAAGGACGTCGTCAAGGAAGGCATGCGCGAGCGGTTCGACGAACTGCGCCGCATGGGCATCAAGACGATCATGATCACGGGCGACAACCCGCTCACCGCCAGGGCCATCGCGGAGGAGGCCGGCGTCGACGACTTCCTCGCCGAAGCCACCCCCGAGGACAAGATGGCCCTCATCAAGCGGGAGCAAGCGGGCGGCAAGCTCGTCGCGATGACCGGCGACGGGACGAACGACGCCCCGGCGCTGGCCCAGGCGGACGTCGGCGTGGCGATGAACACCGGCACCTCGGCCGCCAAGGAGGCCGGGAACATGGTGGACCTGGACTCCAACCCCACCAAGCTCATCGAGATCGTCGAGATCGGCAAGCAGCTGCTGATCACGCGGGGCGCACTGACCACGTTCTCCATCGCCAACGACGTCGCGAAGTACTTCGCGATCATCCCGGCCATGTTCGCCGTGGTCTACCCGGGCCTGGACAAGCTCAACATCATGGGCCTGGCCTCCCCCGAGTCGGCGATCCTTTCCGCGGTCATCTTCAACGCGCTGATCATCATCGCGCTCGTACCGCTCGCCCTGAAGGGCGTCCAGTACCGGCCCACCAGCGCCGACAAGATGCTCCGCCGCAACATCGGGCTGTACGGCGTGGGCGGCCTGATCGCCCCGTTCATCGGCATCAAGATCATCGACCTGCTCATCTCCCTCATCCCCGGGCTCGCCTGA